One window from the genome of Trichoplusia ni isolate ovarian cell line Hi5 chromosome 13, tn1, whole genome shotgun sequence encodes:
- the LOC113500227 gene encoding uncharacterized protein LOC113500227, whose product MADILIRRRGSMKAKLTNFSKYLSVLESNDELSDLQVLDLESRLSKFEKLYGEFDTLQTEIELLSDNPDDAHADRFKFEEMYHNLIATARKVITTEQGQRRQEQTSAGSVSGSEVTGGTRNLQPIMGQLPSSRSNLEFPFLNSSVDYAGPILIADRKGRGCKLVKSYICIFVCLAIKAVHLELVTDLTKEAYVAALKRFIARRGKPRSILSDNGTTFVGSDNQLRAFLQNSNLSYDVAQEGIEFNFVPAYSPHFNGVAEAAVRSTKHHLKRLLTLTHFTYEEMATCLTQIEAILNSRPLTPCSPDPLDFCALTPSHLLIGRSLTSVPHPQMTDSGNISRLERFQRVEYIKQHFWKRFNTEYIYLLQQKTKWSTTTGDIKVGSLVLVKDKALPPLCWLLGRVVQTYPGSDGVARVAELKTKKGTLRRAFNNICPLPLS is encoded by the exons ATGGCTGATATACTCATAAGAAGGCGTGGTTCGATGAAGGCGAAGCTCACTAATTTCAGTAAATATCTCAGTGTTCTCGAAAGTAATGATGAGTTGTCTGACTTGCAAGTGCTTGACCTTGAAAGTCGACTTAGCAAATTTGAAAAACTATATGGTGAATTCGATACATTGCAGACCGAGATTGAGCTGTTATCCGATAATCCAGACGACGCTCATGCTGATCGCTTCAAATTTGAAGAAATGTACCATAACTTGATTGCCACGGCGCGGAAAGTCATCACCACTGAGCAGGGGCAACGACGGCAGGAGCAGACTTCTGCAGGTTCCGTATCAGGCTCCGAGGTGACAGGTGGGACGAGAAATT TACAGCCAATAATGGGTCAACTTCCAAGTTCACGAAGTAATCTTGAATTTCCATTCTTAAATTCAAGTGTTGACTATGCCGGGCCAATACTGATAGCTGACCGGAAGGGAAGGGGATGCAAACTTGTAAAGTCTTACATATGTATCTTTGTCTGCCTAGCCATTAAGGCTGTTCACCTGGAGCTTGTCACGGACCTTACCAAGGAGGCATACGTGGCCGCCTTAAAACGATTCATTGCGCGCCGTGGCAAGCCTCGCAGCATTTTGTCTGATAACGGAACAACCTTTGTCGGTTCTGATAACCAACTTCGTGCTTTCTTGCAGAATTCAAACCTTTCCTATGACGTCGCGCAAGAAGGAATTGAATTCAACTTTGTGCCGGCCTACTCTCCTCATTTCAACGGCGTAGCTGAAGCCGCCGTGCGATCCACGAAACACCATTTAAAGAGATTACTCACTCTCACTCACTTCACATATGAAGAAATGGCTACTTGTCTCACCCAAATAGAGGCAATTCTCAATTCCCGACCACTTACTCCCTGCTCTCCTGATCCACTTGATTTTTGTGCCCTAACACCTTCCCACCTTTTAATTGGAAGATCACTCACGTCCGTTCCGCATCCACAGATGACTGACAGCGGAAACATCAGTCGACTCGAGCGATTCCAAAGGGTGGAATACATAAAGCAGCACTTTTGGAAAAGGTTTAACACTGAGTATATTTATCTGCTGCAGCAAAAAACTAAGTGGTCGACGACAACGGGAGACATCAAGGTGGGCAGCCTCGTCCTGGTAAAGGATAAGGCGCTCCCACCTCTCTGCTGGCTACTGGGTCGCGTCGTACAAACGTACCCGGGGTCCGACGGTGTTGCAAGAGTTGCAGAGTTAAAAACTAAGAAGGGGACACTTCGGCGAGCCTTCAACAACATCTGCCCGCTGCCACTCTCTTGA